In one Solanum lycopersicum chromosome 11, SLM_r2.1 genomic region, the following are encoded:
- the LOC101265089 gene encoding probable glucan 1,3-beta-glucosidase A, with protein sequence MELLFSKWVSAFLLCCWLIFSVGHSVEGLQGNARVRAVNLGGWLVVEGWIKPSLFDDIPNGDMLDGTQVQLKSVTLQKYMSAQNGGGMNVSVDRDNPLEWETFKLWRISESVFQFRTSEGQFLTCNGDGDSVTATAESPSDSETFYLERNFNNRIHIKLKSGTYIQASNDNVLTADFPGTPGWDDNPATFEMTFVAKLQGDYQLANGYGHNKAKDVLKKHRNSFITVDDFDFLYRHGINTVRIPVGWWIASDSNPPAPFIGGSLESLDNAFSWAQAYNIKCIIDLHATPGSQNGMEHSASRDGTVNWQTSPEHISQTLDAIEFLASRYAVHPALLGIELLNEPSAAYVSLDILVPFYKQGYQIVRKYSSTAYVIFCQRIGNADPFELYQANIGSSNTVVDLHYYNLFDRYFDKLTSSENIQFLYKNRQSQIQALNSANGPLVFVGEWVNEWNVTNGSLADYQDFGRVQLDIYNAASFGWSYWTLKCEKKHWDFEWSIRNNYLQLQPGTSSRNMISRVVLLLELACILSFMH encoded by the exons ATGGAACTACTTTTCTCCAAATGGGTCTCTGCTTTCTTGCTCTGTTGTTGGCTTATCTTCTCTGTTGGGCATTCAG TGGAGGGGTTACAAGGAAATGCAAGAGTAAGAGCTGTGAACTTGGGTGGATGGTTAGTTGTGGAGGGGTGGATAAAGCCTTCTCTTTTTGATGATATACCCAATGGAGATATGCTT GATGGAACACAGGTGCAATTAAAGTCTGTGACATTGCAAAAGTATATGTCTGCACAGAATGGTGGAGGAATGAATGTGTCTGTGGATAGAGATAATCCATTAGAATGGGAAACATTTAAG TTGTGGAGGATTTCTGAGTCAGTATTTCAGTTTCGAACTTCTGAAGGGCAATTTCTAACATGCAATGGTGATGGAGATAGTGTGACGGCAACAGCAGAGTCTCCCTCGGATTCAGAAACATTCTATCTCGAAAGGAACTTCAATAATAGAATTCACATCAAACTGAAAAGTGGAACTTATATACAA GCCTCAAATGATAATGTTCTCACAGCAGACTTTCCGGGGACGCCAGGTTGGGATGATAATCCAGCCACATTTGAGATGACGTTTGTGGCGAAGTTGCAAGGGGATTACCAGCTTGCTAATGGATACGGGCATAACAAGGCAAAAGACGTTCTTAAG AAGCATAGGAATAGTTTCATCACTGTAGATGACTTCGATTTCTTGTACAGACACGGAATAAATACTGTTAGGATTCCTGTTGGCTGGTGGATAGCTTCTGATTCAAATCCTCCAGCTCCTTTTATTGGTGGAAGCTTAGAATCTCTCGATAATGCATTCTCGTGGGCGCA AGCTTATAACATTAAGTGCATAATCGACCTTCACGCCACCCCAGGTTCCCAAAATGGGATGGAACATAGTGCCAGTAGAGATGGCACAGTAAACTGGCAGACATCTCCAGAACACATCTCACAAACATTGGATGCTATAGAGTTCTTAGCTTCCAG GTATGCCGTGCATCCTGCCTTGCTGGGAATTGAGCTTCTTAACGAGCCATCTGCTGCATATGTCTCACTGGATATTCTGGTGCCTTTTTATAAACAAGGATATCAAATTGTTCGAAAATATTCTTCAACAGCTTACGTGATATTTTGCCAAAGAATCGGAAATGCAGATCCATTTGAACTTTATCAAGCTAACATAGGCTCATCAAACACAGTTGTTGATTTGCACTACTACAATCTCTTTGACAGATACTTTGATAAACTGACCTCGTCGGAGAACATTCAATTTCTATACAAAAACAGACAATCTCAAATACAGGCTTTGAATAGCGCCAACGGACCATTGGTGTTTGTTG GTGAATGGGTGAACGAATGGAACGTGACTAATGGCTCGTTAGCAGATTACCAGGATTTCGGAAGAGTTCAGTTAGATATATACAATGCAGCCTCTTTTGGATGGTCTTACTGGACACTAAAGTGTGAAAAAAAGCACTGGGATTTCGAGTGGAGTATTCGGAACAATTATCTTCAGCTGCAACCAG